From Streptomyces sp. NBC_01460, a single genomic window includes:
- a CDS encoding SAM-dependent methyltransferase, giving the protein MSRPENDAPALRIDTSRPHPARMYDWFLGGKDNYPVDEAMGRQMLAVEPGVPVMAKVNRAFMHRATRWLTDNGIRQFLDIGTGIPTEPNLHQVAQQAAPDTRVVYCDNDPIVLAHAGALLKGTDEGAIDYVQADARDVDAILERAGKTLDFSRPVALSMIALLHFVSDEDGAYELVDRLTGVLAPGSHVVISHVTADFHPAEARKVDEMYKANTLTLAPRTRDQFSRFFDGLELVEPGIVAGEAWHPELGEPVPGQDDIISAGYVAVGRKP; this is encoded by the coding sequence ATGTCCCGACCGGAGAACGATGCCCCCGCCCTGCGCATCGACACCAGCAGACCTCATCCCGCCCGGATGTACGACTGGTTCCTCGGGGGCAAGGACAACTACCCGGTGGACGAGGCCATGGGCCGTCAGATGCTGGCCGTCGAACCCGGGGTCCCGGTCATGGCGAAGGTGAACCGGGCCTTCATGCACCGCGCCACCCGATGGCTGACGGACAACGGGATCCGGCAGTTCCTGGACATCGGCACCGGGATACCCACCGAACCCAACCTCCACCAGGTGGCCCAGCAGGCGGCGCCCGACACCCGGGTCGTCTACTGCGACAACGACCCGATCGTCCTGGCGCACGCCGGGGCCCTGCTGAAGGGAACCGACGAGGGCGCCATCGACTACGTCCAGGCGGACGCCAGGGATGTGGACGCCATTCTCGAACGCGCGGGCAAGACACTCGACTTCAGCCGGCCGGTCGCCCTCTCGATGATCGCGCTGCTGCACTTCGTGAGTGACGAGGACGGCGCGTACGAGCTGGTGGACCGGCTGACCGGCGTGCTCGCACCGGGCAGCCATGTGGTGATCTCCCACGTCACGGCCGACTTCCACCCGGCCGAGGCCCGCAAGGTCGACGAGATGTACAAGGCGAACACGCTCACGCTGGCGCCCCGCACCCGTGACCAGTTCTCCCGCTTCTTCGACGGACTCGAGCTCGTCGAGCCGGGCATCGTGGCCGGCGAGGCCTGGCATCCCGAGCTGGGCGAACCGGTCCCCGGCCAGGACGACATCATCAGCGCCGGTTACGTGGCGGTGGGCCGCAAGCCGTAG
- a CDS encoding DUF998 domain-containing protein — protein MRSVPWWVLFSSLSAPILLVGGWAVSAELQGPAYDPASTTISVLAADGAAGYWVMTSALLALGACHLITACGLRPAAPPGRVALAGGGLSAILLALFPAPRSGGSFDHGVVVAVGFVLLAVWPVLAVRRGPGPRRITPLSEAGPGAQATAPLPDRSAPWGLRPAPSTTAAALMWLGGAWFLLALFVLDTAGAAERVITFAQSFWPLVVAFSCFRHTDGDGQRT, from the coding sequence ATGCGATCTGTCCCCTGGTGGGTCCTGTTCTCCTCCTTGAGCGCCCCGATCCTCCTCGTCGGGGGCTGGGCGGTCTCGGCGGAGCTCCAGGGGCCCGCCTATGACCCCGCGTCGACCACGATCAGCGTCCTCGCCGCCGACGGTGCCGCCGGCTACTGGGTGATGACGTCGGCCCTGCTCGCTCTCGGAGCCTGCCACCTGATCACCGCCTGCGGGCTGCGCCCCGCAGCACCGCCCGGACGGGTGGCCCTGGCCGGCGGCGGGCTCTCGGCCATACTGCTGGCCCTGTTCCCGGCGCCGCGCAGCGGCGGCTCGTTCGATCACGGTGTGGTCGTGGCCGTGGGATTCGTCCTGCTCGCCGTGTGGCCGGTCCTGGCCGTGCGGCGCGGCCCCGGTCCCCGGCGGATCACGCCCCTCAGTGAGGCCGGCCCGGGGGCGCAGGCGACGGCCCCGCTCCCCGACAGGTCGGCACCCTGGGGGCTGCGGCCGGCCCCGTCCACGACGGCGGCGGCGCTGATGTGGCTCGGCGGGGCCTGGTTCCTGCTCGCGCTGTTCGTCCTCGACACCGCGGGAGCGGCCGAGCGCGTCATCACGTTCGCGCAGTCGTTCTGGCCGCTCGTCGTGGCCTTCTCCTGCTTCCGGCACACGGACGGCGACGGGCAGCGGACCTGA
- a CDS encoding DUF5133 domain-containing protein: MLTPSPQDLRVALARYADARIEDARRSTEATARAVEDAAYTLCVMTGTQAVQQALHVADSMLGMRATVSPGLRRPADRQDDSLQTA, encoded by the coding sequence GTGCTGACACCCAGTCCTCAGGACCTGAGAGTGGCTCTGGCCCGCTATGCCGACGCACGCATCGAGGATGCCCGCCGCTCCACCGAGGCGACCGCCCGGGCCGTGGAGGACGCCGCCTACACCCTGTGCGTGATGACCGGCACCCAGGCTGTCCAGCAGGCACTCCACGTCGCGGACTCCATGCTCGGCATGCGGGCCACGGTCTCCCCCGGGCTTCGCCGTCCCGCGGACAGGCAGGACGACAGCCTCCAGACCGCCTGA
- a CDS encoding TMEM175 family protein: protein MDESRAGTGEAKITERLTALSDGIFAIAMTLLVLDVRVPPGLTAEGFQDAVVDVLPDLGAYALSFMILAAFWRDHRRIMELVPRFDAPPLRFALIWLGAIALIPFPTSLLSEYASQPLAVAVYAGAVSITNLLELAVLRTGLRRSWPKDHAAERTARSIAADLGGTALVFGATVPLAYAVSPAAAMWSWLALVPVKAVLGRRSLRVRSS, encoded by the coding sequence GTGGACGAGAGCCGGGCGGGAACGGGTGAAGCGAAGATCACGGAACGGCTCACCGCGCTGTCCGACGGGATCTTCGCGATCGCCATGACCCTGCTGGTGCTCGATGTCCGGGTGCCTCCGGGCCTGACTGCCGAGGGCTTCCAGGATGCCGTGGTGGACGTCCTGCCGGACCTCGGCGCCTATGCCCTGAGCTTCATGATCCTGGCTGCCTTCTGGCGCGACCACCGCCGGATCATGGAGCTGGTCCCCCGGTTCGACGCGCCGCCGCTGAGGTTCGCGCTCATCTGGCTGGGCGCGATCGCGCTCATCCCCTTCCCGACCTCGCTCCTCTCCGAGTACGCCTCCCAGCCCTTGGCCGTCGCGGTCTACGCGGGCGCGGTGAGCATCACCAACCTGCTGGAACTGGCTGTGCTGAGGACCGGACTGCGCCGGTCGTGGCCGAAGGACCACGCCGCGGAGCGGACAGCCCGCTCCATCGCCGCCGATCTGGGGGGCACGGCCCTGGTCTTCGGTGCCACCGTGCCGCTCGCCTACGCCGTCTCCCCCGCGGCCGCCATGTGGTCATGGCTGGCGCTCGTCCCGGTCAAGGCCGTACTCGGCCGCAGGAGCCTCCGGGTGCGGTCCTCCTGA